A single genomic interval of Pyrobaculum arsenaticum DSM 13514 harbors:
- the pth2 gene encoding peptidyl-tRNA hydrolase Pth2 — translation MKMTIAVRKDLEISCGKAAAQVGHAAVECVLLAMRDVRWRKWLDKWLTEGQKKVVLAAEDAAHLYQIYETAKRLDLPTAVVVDAGLTELPPNTPTAVCVGPGPDDVVDKVTGSLRLYR, via the coding sequence ATGAAAATGACCATTGCTGTTAGGAAGGATTTAGAGATTTCTTGCGGGAAAGCGGCGGCGCAGGTAGGGCACGCAGCTGTGGAGTGTGTATTACTAGCGATGCGGGATGTGAGGTGGAGGAAGTGGCTAGATAAGTGGCTTACCGAGGGGCAGAAAAAGGTGGTGCTGGCGGCGGAGGACGCCGCCCACTTGTACCAGATTTACGAAACTGCGAAGAGGCTCGACTTGCCCACAGCGGTGGTGGTGGACGCGGGGCTTACAGAACTCCCGCCAAACACGCCAACTGCCGTCTGCGTGGGGCCAGGCCCTGACGACGTTGTGGACAAGGTTACTGGGTCTCTTAGGTTGTATCGATAA